In a genomic window of Streptomyces sp. BHT-5-2:
- a CDS encoding Hsp20/alpha crystallin family protein produces MNMPVRHRPGSFLEQVLPAWGEPIASEFDDLYERMGRLLEAAGGGTALAERSQWAPLADLHETADAYIVEAELPGVKRDDVDVEIGNRELRITGEYKECGHEGVLRRTTRRTGRFAFRSALPVDVRTDEVTANLTDGVLTVTIPKAEATTPRHIEITD; encoded by the coding sequence ATGAACATGCCCGTGCGACACCGGCCCGGCAGCTTCCTGGAACAGGTTCTACCGGCCTGGGGCGAGCCCATCGCGTCGGAGTTCGACGACCTCTACGAGCGGATGGGCCGCCTGCTCGAAGCCGCCGGCGGCGGCACCGCGCTCGCCGAGCGGAGCCAGTGGGCGCCGCTGGCGGACCTGCACGAGACCGCCGACGCCTACATCGTCGAGGCCGAACTGCCCGGGGTGAAACGCGACGACGTCGACGTCGAGATCGGCAACCGAGAGCTGCGCATCACCGGCGAGTACAAGGAGTGCGGGCACGAGGGCGTACTGCGCCGCACCACCCGCCGCACCGGCCGCTTCGCGTTCCGTTCGGCGCTGCCCGTCGACGTCCGGACCGACGAGGTCACGGCGAACCTGACGGACGGCGTGCTGACCGTGACCATCCCCAAGGCGGAGGCCACCACGCCCCGGCACATCGAGATCACCGACTGA
- a CDS encoding DUF1918 domain-containing protein yields MQAHKGDVLRITGRAVGSPEHRATVVEVLGRNGEPPYRVRYEDGHESEIFPGPGCVTESVAGARPARTDAPRHRV; encoded by the coding sequence ATGCAGGCGCACAAGGGAGACGTACTGCGCATCACCGGACGCGCGGTGGGCAGCCCGGAGCACCGGGCCACGGTGGTCGAGGTGCTCGGACGCAACGGCGAACCCCCGTACCGGGTGCGCTACGAGGACGGCCACGAGTCGGAGATCTTCCCCGGACCGGGCTGTGTCACCGAATCCGTCGCCGGGGCGCGCCCGGCGCGGACCGACGCGCCCCGGCACAGGGTGTAG
- a CDS encoding Hsp20/alpha crystallin family protein, translated as MNLPMRHRPGGPWEHGPGRRPRPMAEVQELFDRMSQLLESAAFPAFPAFPASPAEAVAFTPPADLHETDEAYVVECELPGITRQDIDVEVGEHEVSISGEFRAAEREGAPRHRGRPTGAFEYRALLPVDVKADEVTAGLSDGVLTVTIPKAQAARPRHVEIQG; from the coding sequence ATGAATCTGCCGATGCGCCACCGGCCCGGCGGCCCGTGGGAGCACGGGCCGGGCCGGCGGCCCCGGCCGATGGCCGAGGTCCAGGAGCTCTTCGACCGGATGAGCCAGCTGCTGGAGTCCGCCGCGTTTCCCGCGTTCCCCGCGTTCCCCGCGTCCCCGGCCGAGGCGGTGGCCTTCACCCCGCCCGCCGACCTGCACGAGACCGACGAGGCGTATGTGGTCGAGTGCGAACTGCCCGGAATCACCCGCCAGGACATCGACGTCGAGGTCGGCGAGCACGAGGTGAGCATCTCCGGCGAGTTCCGGGCCGCCGAGCGGGAGGGCGCACCGCGCCACCGCGGGCGCCCCACCGGGGCGTTCGAGTACCGCGCGCTGCTGCCGGTGGACGTCAAGGCCGACGAGGTGACCGCCGGGCTCTCGGACGGTGTCCTCACGGTGACGATCCCCAAGGCGCAGGCCGCCAGGCCGCGCCACGTCGAGATCCAGGGCTGA
- the thiI gene encoding tRNA uracil 4-sulfurtransferase ThiI: MSGAPRNPPTGTPGPYRSCVLLKHGEIFLKGRNRRLFTERLHDNLRLALRGVGGSTWIKTAQNVTVLGGQVPQEVLVERARRVIGFNSVEPAIRVPSDVAAITAAAVRTLGAVASERPVASFAVRVRRRDKSFPMTSTQLEAYVGARVQEAWDGLPVDLSHPGVRLAIEIDHRETYLSWARHPGQGGLPVGASGRALVLLSGGFDSPVAAYRAMRRGLACDFVHFTGAPYTNASSAYKAYALARELNRYQPPGRLYVIALGRAQRQLAVAGAGRLQVVAQRRLMVRAASVLAGRIRAQALVTGDSLGQVASQTLANLAAVDEAAGLPVVRPLVGWEKQEIIDEARAIGTADVSVLPDEDCCRLLAPPRVSTRATLPQLHAVERRLDLDEVIAELLAGAQVLWPGGDEAAEDTEEAAGAGAPAARPAPHRTRAPAPAPAPEAVRPSPAGS; this comes from the coding sequence GTGTCCGGCGCACCACGCAATCCCCCCACCGGGACGCCCGGCCCGTACCGCTCCTGCGTCCTGCTCAAGCACGGCGAGATCTTCCTCAAGGGGCGCAACCGCCGGCTGTTCACCGAGCGGCTGCACGACAACCTCCGGCTCGCGCTGCGCGGCGTGGGCGGCTCGACGTGGATCAAGACCGCGCAGAACGTCACCGTGCTGGGCGGGCAGGTGCCGCAGGAGGTCCTGGTCGAGCGGGCCCGGCGGGTGATCGGTTTCAACTCCGTCGAGCCGGCGATCCGGGTGCCCAGCGACGTGGCCGCGATCACCGCGGCGGCGGTGCGGACGCTGGGCGCGGTGGCATCGGAGCGGCCGGTGGCGAGTTTCGCGGTCCGGGTCCGGCGCCGGGACAAGTCGTTCCCGATGACCTCGACACAGCTGGAGGCGTATGTCGGGGCGCGGGTCCAGGAGGCGTGGGACGGGTTGCCGGTCGACCTCTCCCACCCGGGCGTCCGGCTGGCGATCGAGATCGACCACCGGGAGACCTATCTGTCCTGGGCCCGCCATCCGGGACAGGGCGGGTTGCCGGTCGGGGCGAGCGGCCGCGCCCTGGTGCTGCTGTCCGGCGGCTTCGACTCGCCGGTGGCCGCCTACCGTGCCATGCGCCGCGGCCTGGCCTGCGACTTCGTGCACTTCACGGGCGCCCCGTACACCAACGCGTCGTCGGCGTACAAGGCGTACGCGCTCGCCCGGGAGCTCAACCGCTACCAGCCGCCGGGGCGGCTGTACGTCATCGCCCTGGGGCGGGCACAGCGGCAGTTGGCGGTGGCCGGGGCGGGCAGGCTGCAGGTGGTGGCCCAGCGGCGGCTGATGGTCCGGGCCGCCTCGGTGCTGGCCGGCCGGATCCGGGCGCAGGCGCTGGTGACCGGGGACAGCCTGGGGCAGGTGGCCAGCCAGACGCTGGCGAACCTCGCCGCGGTGGACGAGGCCGCCGGGCTGCCCGTCGTCCGGCCGCTGGTCGGCTGGGAGAAGCAGGAGATCATCGACGAGGCGCGGGCCATCGGCACGGCGGACGTCTCCGTGCTGCCCGACGAGGACTGCTGCCGGCTGCTCGCCCCGCCCCGGGTGAGCACCCGGGCCACGCTGCCCCAACTGCACGCGGTGGAGCGTCGGTTGGACCTCGACGAGGTGATCGCCGAGCTGCTGGCCGGCGCGCAGGTCCTGTGGCCGGGCGGGGACGAGGCGGCGGAGGACACGGAGGAGGCGGCGGGCGCGGGCGCGCCGGCGGCTAGGCCCGCCCCGCACCGGACGCGGGCTCCGGCTCCGGCTCCGGCTCCGGAAGCAGTTCGCCCGTCTCCAGCAGGGTCTTGA
- a CDS encoding metalloregulator ArsR/SmtB family transcription factor has product MDEVFRALADPGRRRLLDSLNARNGQTLRELCAELDMARQSVSKHLAVLEAANLITTLRRGREKLHYLNAEPINALADRWISRYDRERARALADLKHALETPPMDSDAFVYTTYIRTTPERLWQALTDPAFTRRYWGAEFATDWRTGSTMAWTERGATVTDPEQVVLESAPHRRLSYTWHTFTPEWAASVGVADDVLAALAAEPRSKVTFEIEPLGEMVKLTVVHDGFAPGSTARGMIQHGWPALLSNLKTLLETGELLPEPEPEPEPASGAGRA; this is encoded by the coding sequence GTGGACGAGGTCTTCAGGGCGTTGGCCGACCCGGGGCGCCGGAGGCTGCTGGACAGCCTCAACGCCCGCAACGGGCAGACGCTGCGGGAGCTGTGCGCGGAGCTGGACATGGCGCGGCAGTCGGTCAGCAAGCACCTGGCCGTCCTGGAGGCGGCCAACCTGATCACCACGCTCCGCCGCGGGCGGGAGAAGCTGCACTACCTCAACGCCGAGCCGATCAACGCCCTCGCCGACCGCTGGATCAGCCGCTACGACCGCGAGCGGGCGCGCGCCCTCGCCGACCTCAAACACGCACTGGAGACACCCCCCATGGACAGCGACGCGTTCGTCTACACCACCTACATCCGGACCACGCCGGAACGGCTCTGGCAGGCTCTCACCGACCCCGCGTTCACCCGCCGCTACTGGGGCGCGGAGTTCGCCACCGACTGGCGGACCGGCTCGACCATGGCCTGGACCGAGCGCGGAGCCACCGTCACCGACCCCGAACAGGTCGTCCTGGAGTCCGCCCCGCACCGGCGACTGTCGTACACCTGGCACACCTTCACCCCCGAGTGGGCCGCGAGCGTCGGCGTCGCCGACGACGTCCTGGCCGCGCTCGCGGCCGAGCCGCGCTCGAAGGTGACCTTCGAGATCGAGCCGCTCGGCGAGATGGTCAAGCTCACCGTGGTGCACGACGGATTCGCGCCCGGCTCCACCGCCCGCGGCATGATCCAGCACGGCTGGCCGGCACTGCTGTCCAACCTCAAGACCCTGCTGGAGACGGGCGAACTGCTTCCGGAGCCGGAGCCGGAGCCGGAGCCCGCGTCCGGTGCGGGGCGGGCCTAG